One genomic region from Pseudoduganella lutea encodes:
- a CDS encoding alpha/beta fold hydrolase, which translates to MTNHTNPNPLRRNVLMSAATAAAGAAAAGVALNASAAPAAAPVRGGGQLTTRDGVSLYYKDWGPKNGQPVVFSHGWPLNSDSWESQMFFLANHGYRCIAHDRRGHGRSSQPWDGNDMDHYADDLAHLIETLDLKNAVLVGFSTGGGEVARYVGRHGTKRTAGLVLVSAVPPLMLKTADNPGGLPREVFDGIRAGSVANRSQLYKDIAAGPFFGFNRAGAKVSQALVDSWWMQGMMAGHKNTYDSIKAFSETDFRADLRKFDKPTLIIHGDDDQIVPIDSSGRAAAAIVKHARLLVYPGAPHGLTDTHKDQVNTDLLAFLKG; encoded by the coding sequence ATGACCAACCATACCAACCCGAACCCGCTGCGCCGCAACGTCCTGATGAGCGCCGCCACGGCCGCGGCCGGCGCCGCGGCGGCCGGTGTCGCCCTGAATGCTTCCGCCGCGCCGGCGGCCGCGCCGGTCCGTGGTGGCGGCCAGCTCACGACGCGCGATGGGGTGTCGCTGTACTACAAGGATTGGGGCCCGAAAAATGGCCAGCCCGTCGTGTTTTCCCATGGCTGGCCACTGAACTCGGACAGCTGGGAATCGCAGATGTTCTTCCTGGCGAACCACGGCTACCGCTGCATCGCCCACGATCGTCGTGGGCACGGCCGCTCCAGCCAGCCATGGGACGGCAACGACATGGACCACTACGCCGACGACCTGGCCCACCTGATCGAAACGCTCGACCTGAAGAACGCCGTGCTGGTGGGCTTTTCCACGGGTGGCGGTGAAGTGGCGCGGTATGTCGGCCGCCATGGCACGAAGCGCACGGCCGGCCTGGTCCTGGTATCGGCCGTGCCGCCGCTGATGCTGAAAACCGCCGACAACCCGGGCGGCCTGCCGCGCGAAGTCTTCGACGGCATTCGCGCCGGATCGGTCGCCAACCGTTCCCAGCTCTACAAGGACATCGCCGCCGGTCCGTTCTTCGGCTTCAACCGGGCCGGCGCGAAGGTCTCGCAGGCCCTGGTCGACAGCTGGTGGATGCAGGGCATGATGGCCGGGCACAAGAACACCTATGACTCGATCAAGGCGTTTTCCGAAACGGATTTCCGTGCCGACCTGCGCAAGTTCGACAAGCCCACGCTGATCATCCATGGCGACGATGACCAGATCGTGCCGATCGATTCCTCCGGCCGCGCGGCCGCCGCGATCGTCAAGCACGCCAGGCTGCTGGTTTATCCGGGCGCGCCGCATGGCTTGACGGACACCCACAAGGACCAGGTCAACACTGACCTGCTGGCCTTCCTCAAGGGCTGA
- a CDS encoding cupin domain-containing protein has product MKFSKNHAKAAMTMALFAVQAMSTAFAQAPAAAAPKFDAKGIARTETVRRDFDGNREAIQVRVDFAPGASFPKHSHPGVEIAYVLSGTIQYELDGKTITLQAGESLYIPAGAVHSAKNVGPDITAELATYLVEKNKPIVILDK; this is encoded by the coding sequence ATGAAATTTTCGAAGAACCATGCCAAGGCCGCCATGACGATGGCACTGTTCGCCGTGCAGGCGATGTCCACGGCGTTTGCACAGGCACCGGCAGCCGCTGCGCCGAAGTTCGATGCCAAGGGCATCGCCCGGACCGAGACGGTGCGGCGCGATTTCGACGGCAACCGCGAGGCGATACAGGTGCGTGTCGACTTTGCCCCGGGCGCATCGTTTCCGAAGCATTCCCACCCGGGCGTGGAAATCGCCTATGTCCTGAGCGGTACGATCCAGTATGAACTGGACGGAAAAACGATCACGCTGCAGGCCGGAGAGTCGCTGTACATTCCGGCCGGCGCCGTGCACTCCGCGAAGAACGTGGGGCCGGACATCACGGCGGAACTGGCCACCTACCTGGTGGAGAAGAACAAGCCGATCGTCATCCTGGACAAATGA
- a CDS encoding response regulator transcription factor has translation MRTTEPCQAAPIRVLVVDDHPIVRAGLVDTICSQPDLTVVGELEDGTHVLASYEALRPHVTIMDIAMPDMDGIQALEALRRQHGNARVLMLTTLGGDHQLRRAMELGACGILMKSSVRQDLLAAIRAVHAGNRWIPPDVACTLVEHLGQPHLSEREVAVLRSAAGGNANKQIGVKLGIAEDTVKTHMRTILAKLGASDRTHAVAIAIKRGILSL, from the coding sequence TTGCGAACTACCGAACCGTGCCAAGCGGCGCCCATCCGCGTCCTCGTCGTCGACGATCATCCGATCGTCCGCGCCGGGCTGGTCGACACGATTTGCAGCCAGCCGGACCTCACCGTGGTCGGCGAGCTGGAGGATGGCACCCATGTGCTGGCCTCCTACGAGGCCTTGCGGCCGCATGTCACCATCATGGACATCGCAATGCCCGACATGGATGGCATCCAGGCGCTGGAAGCGTTGCGCCGGCAGCATGGCAACGCCCGGGTCCTCATGCTGACGACCCTGGGCGGCGATCACCAGCTGCGTCGCGCAATGGAACTGGGTGCGTGCGGCATCCTGATGAAGAGCAGCGTGCGCCAGGACTTGCTCGCGGCCATACGCGCCGTGCACGCGGGGAATCGCTGGATACCGCCCGACGTGGCCTGCACGCTGGTCGAGCACCTGGGCCAGCCGCACCTGAGCGAGCGTGAAGTGGCGGTGCTGCGCAGCGCCGCGGGCGGCAATGCGAACAAGCAGATCGGCGTGAAACTCGGCATCGCGGAAGATACCGTCAAGACCCATATGCGCACCATCCTGGCGAAACTGGGCGCCAGCGACCGCACCCATGCGGTCGCCATCGCCATCAAGCGCGGCATTCTTTCCCTCTAG